In the genome of Enterococcus hirae ATCC 9790, one region contains:
- a CDS encoding ABC transporter permease, with protein sequence MFSLYFTALKSLAIKETNRYLRIWVQTLVPPVITTSLYFVIFGKMIGGRIGDMGGFSYMEFIVPGLIMMSVITSSYSNVSSSFFSQKFQKNIEEILVAPVPTHVIIWGFVIGGLGRSILVGALVTMISLFFVPLNVFSWGIVIVTLLMTSILFSLAGLINGIFAQSYDDVSIVPTFVLQPLTYLGGVFYSISMLPPIWQAISKVNPIVYMISGFRYGFLGTTDVPIMISITILVLFSLVLYSLCWYLINKGRGLRS encoded by the coding sequence ATGTTTAGTCTTTATTTTACAGCTTTAAAAAGTTTAGCCATCAAGGAAACCAATCGCTACTTGCGGATTTGGGTCCAAACACTGGTTCCACCAGTGATTACCACCTCACTTTATTTTGTGATCTTTGGGAAAATGATTGGCGGACGTATTGGGGATATGGGTGGATTTTCCTACATGGAATTTATTGTTCCAGGGTTGATCATGATGTCCGTTATCACTAGTTCTTATTCCAATGTTTCGTCCTCATTTTTTTCTCAAAAATTCCAGAAAAATATTGAAGAAATTTTAGTTGCGCCCGTTCCCACACATGTGATTATTTGGGGATTTGTGATTGGTGGACTGGGACGTAGTATCTTGGTCGGGGCGTTGGTAACGATGATTTCGCTATTCTTCGTTCCGCTAAATGTCTTCTCTTGGGGCATCGTGATTGTTACTTTGCTGATGACATCGATTTTATTTTCACTAGCGGGTTTGATCAATGGGATTTTCGCACAGTCGTATGATGATGTGTCGATCGTGCCAACCTTTGTCCTTCAGCCATTGACATACCTCGGTGGTGTCTTTTATTCGATCTCTATGTTGCCACCAATCTGGCAGGCAATTTCTAAAGTTAATCCGATCGTTTACATGATTTCAGGATTTCGTTATGGGTTCCTTGGAACGACAGATGTACCCATCATGATTTCGATCACGATTCTTGTGTTATTTAGTTTAGTGCTTTATTCACTATGCTGGTATTTAATCAATAAAGGTAGAGGGTTAAGAAGCTAG
- a CDS encoding GNAT family N-acetyltransferase, which translates to MTIEFRKTTLADVPAVMKIINEAKRLLASADSPQWQNGYPNEETIRQDIEKTWSYVLVVDGIIAGTLALQKTSDKNYQEIFEGSWEKADAPYTTIHRIALADAFRGQKLAYRLVEYAEAETKALGMAQVRVDTHKKNTSMQRIMAHCGFELRGIVYVDDEIDNERLAYQKLL; encoded by the coding sequence ATGACAATTGAATTTCGCAAAACGACGTTAGCTGATGTGCCAGCCGTCATGAAAATCATTAATGAAGCAAAACGGTTATTAGCTTCCGCTGATAGTCCGCAATGGCAAAATGGTTATCCAAATGAAGAAACGATCAGGCAAGATATCGAAAAAACATGGTCTTATGTTTTGGTAGTCGATGGAATCATTGCTGGAACATTAGCCTTACAAAAAACATCTGATAAAAATTATCAAGAAATCTTTGAAGGAAGTTGGGAAAAAGCTGATGCGCCCTATACAACAATCCATCGCATTGCACTAGCTGATGCATTTCGCGGACAAAAGCTGGCTTACCGACTCGTTGAGTATGCAGAAGCAGAAACAAAGGCCTTAGGAATGGCACAAGTAAGAGTTGATACGCACAAAAAGAATACTAGTATGCAACGTATCATGGCTCATTGTGGGTTTGAGTTACGTGGTATCGTCTATGTCGACGATGAGATAGACAATGAACGATTGGCGTATCAAAAATTGCTTTAG
- a CDS encoding tRNA dihydrouridine synthase, whose protein sequence is MKENFWAELPKPFFILAPMEDVTDVVFRHVVQAAGAPDVFFTEFTNSDSFCHPDGKESVRGRLTFTEDEQPMVAHIWGDKPEFFRQMSIELAEMGFKGIDLNMGCPVPNVAERGKGSGLILRPEVAAELIEAAKAGGLPVSVKTRIGYTEQEELEGWLSHLLKQDIANLSVHLRTRKEMSKVDAHWELIPQIVALRDQLAPQTLLTINGDIPDRQTGLELVEKYGVDGIMIGRGIFKNPFAFEKEPREHSATELIDLLRLQLDLQDQYAKEIPRSMTGLHRFFKIYVKGFPGASDLRVQLMNTKSTDEVRALLNAFSNQE, encoded by the coding sequence GTGAAAGAAAATTTTTGGGCAGAATTACCGAAGCCCTTTTTTATATTAGCACCAATGGAGGATGTCACAGATGTGGTGTTTCGACATGTTGTGCAGGCGGCAGGAGCGCCCGATGTGTTTTTTACAGAATTTACAAATTCCGATAGTTTCTGCCATCCTGATGGTAAAGAAAGTGTCAGAGGTCGCTTGACATTTACCGAAGATGAACAGCCGATGGTTGCTCATATCTGGGGTGATAAACCAGAATTTTTTAGACAAATGAGTATCGAACTAGCAGAAATGGGTTTTAAAGGGATCGATTTGAATATGGGATGTCCGGTTCCTAACGTTGCTGAACGTGGGAAAGGGAGTGGCTTGATTCTTCGTCCAGAAGTTGCAGCGGAACTGATCGAAGCAGCGAAAGCAGGAGGATTACCTGTAAGCGTCAAGACAAGAATCGGCTATACAGAACAAGAAGAGTTGGAAGGTTGGTTGAGTCATTTATTGAAACAAGATATCGCCAATCTTTCTGTTCATTTACGTACGAGAAAAGAAATGAGTAAAGTAGATGCTCATTGGGAGTTGATCCCTCAAATCGTAGCATTAAGAGATCAACTTGCGCCACAAACGTTGCTTACGATCAATGGCGACATTCCTGATCGGCAAACGGGCTTGGAATTAGTTGAAAAATATGGTGTAGACGGGATTATGATCGGTCGTGGGATCTTTAAAAATCCTTTTGCTTTTGAAAAAGAACCAAGGGAACATTCAGCAACTGAATTGATTGATCTTTTACGTCTGCAATTAGATCTCCAAGACCAATATGCCAAAGAAATCCCCCGTTCAATGACTGGGCTACATCGTTTCTTTAAAATCTATGTCAAAGGATTTCCGGGCGCAAGTGACTTACGTGTTCAATTAATGAATACTAAATCGACCGACGAAGTCAGAGCGCTTTTAAATGCTTTTTCTAATCAAGAGTAA